A genomic region of Leptolyngbya sp. FACHB-261 contains the following coding sequences:
- a CDS encoding MATE family efflux transporter, with amino-acid sequence MTSISVSPIRAEIKAFLKLAIPLVAAQVAQSATGFVDTVMMGHLGWKVLAAGGLASFTFQVFLNVLSGVVMGVSPLIAEAYGVGRKSRIEQVTQQGLWLTVGLAISTMWVLAHIDVLMLQLGQAPETVTLASSYLNVVLWGLFPAVGFAMLRGVVSGLSQARPIMVIVIGGTLFNIVGNYVLGYGNFGFPRMELAGLALASALSWWGMFLVLVVYLLKHPQVRIYNLFQKWHQPRLRLLSELVTIGTPIGVSIAFEYGLVLVMTYLMGILGTDVLAAHQIALQTGIIVFMIPLGMSFAATARVGQWFGQQKLERTRWAGYVSIGVAIGVTTLVAIALLTFRQQVIGLYVDVSNPENAELLKLAIPMLIVVAIGHIFDGLQKTALGALYGLQDTRTPMLLGILAFLGVGLVSGYVLSFYVGLGGVGLWMGYYLGSAMAAIVYVWRFGNLISRKTEELD; translated from the coding sequence ATGACTTCAATTTCAGTTTCTCCAATTCGAGCCGAAATCAAAGCGTTTCTGAAACTCGCTATTCCTCTGGTGGCTGCTCAAGTTGCCCAATCAGCTACAGGGTTTGTAGATACTGTGATGATGGGCCATTTAGGATGGAAAGTCCTAGCTGCGGGGGGATTAGCCTCCTTCACCTTTCAAGTTTTTCTGAATGTTCTGAGCGGTGTGGTAATGGGGGTGAGTCCACTCATTGCTGAAGCTTATGGCGTAGGACGCAAAAGCCGGATTGAGCAGGTAACACAACAGGGATTATGGCTAACGGTTGGGTTGGCAATTTCGACCATGTGGGTCCTAGCGCACATAGATGTCTTGATGCTGCAGTTGGGTCAAGCTCCCGAAACCGTTACATTAGCCAGTAGCTATCTCAATGTGGTGCTTTGGGGTTTGTTTCCTGCAGTTGGCTTCGCCATGCTTAGAGGGGTTGTATCTGGGCTGTCGCAAGCTCGTCCCATTATGGTGATTGTGATTGGGGGGACGCTCTTCAATATAGTAGGCAACTATGTTTTGGGCTACGGCAATTTTGGCTTTCCTCGGATGGAGTTGGCAGGGTTAGCATTAGCCAGCGCTCTATCGTGGTGGGGGATGTTTCTGGTGCTGGTTGTCTACTTGCTCAAACACCCGCAGGTTAGAATCTACAACCTATTCCAGAAGTGGCATCAACCTAGATTACGCCTACTGTCAGAGCTAGTCACGATCGGTACGCCGATCGGCGTCTCCATCGCCTTCGAGTATGGCTTGGTGTTGGTGATGACATACCTCATGGGAATTCTGGGAACCGATGTCTTGGCGGCTCATCAAATTGCTTTGCAGACAGGAATCATTGTATTCATGATTCCGTTAGGGATGTCATTTGCGGCAACGGCTCGTGTCGGTCAATGGTTTGGGCAGCAAAAGCTCGAAAGAACGAGATGGGCAGGATACGTCAGTATCGGGGTTGCTATTGGCGTGACGACACTGGTGGCGATTGCCCTACTCACCTTCCGGCAGCAAGTCATAGGACTTTATGTAGACGTTAGTAATCCTGAGAATGCAGAGCTGCTGAAACTTGCGATTCCCATGCTAATCGTTGTGGCAATCGGTCACATCTTCGATGGTCTACAGAAAACGGCGCTGGGTGCGTTGTATGGGCTTCAAGATACCCGAACTCCGATGCTATTAGGCATCCTTGCATTTTTAGGAGTTGGACTGGTTAGTGGCTATGTTTTAAGCTTTTATGTTGGCTTAGGGGGCGTCGGTTTGTGGATGGGCTACTACCTCGGAAGTGCAATGGCAGCTATAGTCTATGTTTGGCGCTTTGGTAACTTGATTTCCAGAAAAACAGAAGAATTGGACTGA
- a CDS encoding PLP-dependent aminotransferase family protein, with protein sequence MDLALKLETTSTVPFHRQLYDELRRAILSGRLESGQRMPSSRALAKALGISRATVLFSYDQLLSEGYLKTVPASGTFVACQLPDELLQATSPLISPTSPSRLELSTYGETLATVNLQPPPGQKPLINFSCYGRPAFDEFPIQLWRRLLSRACCFNTTILDYPADPLGYKPLREAVTRYLTQSRAVRCEPDQVVIVNGSQQALDLIARLFLNWGDRVAMEDPGYFEARCIFQVQGAEVLPIPVDHSGLVMKYLSTLTTPIKLVYVTPSHQFPTGAVLSLPRRLALLAWAQQTGAIILEDDYDSEFRYDERPIPALQGLASSDSVIYIGTFSKVLFPSLRMGYLVVPQQLVPVVTRAKWLIDRQSPLLEQHVLTDFINEGHLERHIRRMRMLYAQRRETLVQALTQGLENQVTIMGENAGMSVMVQFHTHWKDEEIVDRAEQRGVELISARSCYMKAENSNGKFLLGYADLNSETIAEGVWRLAQILKA encoded by the coding sequence ATGGATCTCGCACTCAAGCTAGAGACCACTTCGACAGTTCCATTTCATCGACAGCTTTACGACGAATTACGCCGAGCGATTCTATCAGGTCGGTTAGAATCCGGACAGCGGATGCCCTCATCTCGTGCACTGGCAAAGGCTTTGGGCATCTCCCGAGCAACCGTTTTGTTCAGCTACGACCAATTGCTCAGTGAAGGCTATCTGAAAACAGTACCTGCCTCTGGAACCTTTGTGGCTTGCCAGCTGCCAGACGAACTATTGCAGGCAACCAGTCCCCTGATTTCACCTACATCCCCGTCTCGCCTTGAGTTATCTACCTATGGCGAAACCTTGGCAACGGTGAATTTGCAGCCTCCACCCGGACAAAAACCTCTGATCAATTTCAGTTGCTATGGCAGACCTGCCTTTGACGAATTTCCGATCCAACTATGGCGGCGGTTATTGTCTCGCGCTTGTTGCTTTAACACAACCATACTCGATTATCCGGCTGACCCATTGGGATACAAACCGTTGCGAGAGGCGGTCACTCGCTATTTGACTCAGTCACGTGCAGTGCGGTGTGAACCTGATCAAGTAGTGATTGTCAATGGTTCTCAGCAGGCCTTAGATCTCATCGCTCGACTGTTTTTGAATTGGGGCGATCGGGTTGCTATGGAGGACCCTGGCTATTTCGAGGCGCGATGCATCTTTCAGGTGCAAGGAGCAGAGGTGTTACCTATTCCCGTGGATCACTCAGGACTGGTTATGAAATATCTCTCAACCCTCACAACGCCTATTAAGTTAGTTTATGTCACTCCTTCTCATCAGTTTCCCACAGGCGCAGTGTTGTCGTTGCCTAGACGGTTAGCGCTCTTAGCCTGGGCGCAACAAACAGGTGCAATAATTCTGGAGGACGATTATGATAGTGAGTTTCGCTATGATGAACGCCCAATTCCTGCTCTTCAAGGGCTAGCAAGTAGTGATTCGGTAATTTATATCGGCACCTTTTCCAAAGTCTTGTTTCCCTCATTGCGAATGGGCTATCTAGTTGTACCGCAGCAACTCGTTCCGGTGGTGACTCGTGCGAAGTGGTTGATCGATCGCCAATCTCCCCTACTAGAGCAGCATGTTTTAACCGATTTCATCAACGAAGGACATTTGGAACGCCATATCCGACGAATGCGAATGCTCTATGCCCAACGTCGGGAAACTCTCGTGCAAGCTTTGACTCAAGGTCTGGAGAACCAAGTGACGATTATGGGCGAGAATGCTGGGATGAGCGTGATGGTGCAATTTCATACCCATTGGAAGGATGAAGAGATTGTCGATCGAGCAGAGCAAAGGGGTGTGGAATTGATTAGCGCTCGGTCATGCTACATGAAAGCTGAGAATAGCAACGGAAAGTTTTTGCTGGGATATGCCGATCTCAATTCAGAGACGATTGCGGAAGGTGTGTGGCGGTTAGCGCAAATCCTGAAGGCATAA